From the genome of Pseudomonadota bacterium:
ATGACCCCTTTGACCTTGCAATAATCAAAGGCCTCAAACAGGTCGTCCCGGCTCAATTGAAATCTGGAGAGGAGATCAAGGGTGTACTGCGCGCCGAGATCGGCGCTCTCATCATCTGCGCAACCATTATTCTTGTAAAGCGAGTCCATGTCGCGCATCTGAAACTTGACGCAGTCGGCCCCCGCCTGGATGGCCTGGTCAATGAGTTTTCTGGCATTTGCCAGACTGCCGTTATGATTATTGCCGATCTCGGCGATCACGAAAACCGGCGAATCTTCGGTTAATTTAAAATCGCCGAGGAATAAATTTGGCTCTCTTTTCCTGGCAAGGGCAACCAGCCGATGCTGTCTGTCCACCAGGGGAATAACCTCGATCTTTGCACTCAGCCGTTTTTTTATGGCGTCCGGCGAATCAGTGATATAGGCGTATTCGCATTGCCGGTTTATCGCTTTCTCGACCTTCTGCGACAGGCTGATGTCCTCCTGCTGCATGACCCAGCGCCGGAAATCGCCATCCGTCATGATCCCTTCGAGATTCCCCGATTGACTCACAGCAATGATAAACCGGTGCTGATTGCGGCCGATCTTTTTCAAGGCCCGCGAGATACAGTCTTCCGAAAAAACTATATAATCGGCAAAATTCTTATCAATGATCATCCTTTTCCTCCATGAAAACCATGGGAATGAATCGCCCTGCTACCATGCTGTCCAGCCGCCGTCCACCACAACCACCGTGCCGGTCATATAACTTGAGGCCTCCGAGGCCAGAAAGATGAACGGCCCGCTGATCTCCGACTTTTCACACATCCGGCCCATGGGTGACAACTGTGCAAAATTGTGAACGAATTTATCGTCATGATCGTTAAATATTCCATGGGGGGCAATGGCATTGCAGCGGATGTTATCCTTTGCATAAAATGTTGCCAGATACCGCGTAAAATTCGGCATGAAGGATTTACTGGCAACGTAATCAACGGGCTTGAACTGCACATCATCCTCACCGAAATCGTAAAGCTGCTGGTTCGGGGCAATGAGGGAGTAAGATGAGGCGACATTAATGATATTGCCCTGTCCCTGTTTCAGCATCTGCCTGCATGCTGCCTGCGCCATCTGCACCGCGCCTACAAGATTGACTTCAACAGACCTTCTCAACAGCTCTATCGGATAATTTTCAAATCGACTGAAATAATTTTTGTCCACAACCCCCTTGTCGAATTTGGCGTTTATCGCGGCGTTGTTGACCAGCACATCCATTGACCCAAACCTGGAGAGCCCCGAGGACAGGCATTTTTCTATACTTTCGGCGGCAGTGACATCCAGGGCACACACCAGAAAAGAATCAGAATCAAAGTTTTCAGCCAATTCATTGCCAACATCCTTCACCTGCGCCGGATTATGCCCGGCAACGATGACCCTGGCGCCATGCGCAAGAAAGCTTGCGGTGATCTCCCGGCCCACAAGGCCGAAAGCACCGGTGACCAGTATGACCTTATCCTTGATGGAAAATAATCCGTTTGTCATAGTTCCTTTTCAACCCGCCCGGCGGGAAATCACAGGCACATGCCGCCCACCAGCTTCATGTCGCACTGCTCAGTGCATTTAATCCCTTTTTTCAAGTCAAACTGCGCTCGACGAAATTGCCCGTATTTTTCACCGTTCCAGATCTCGGTTAAGGTTTCCTTTCTCGTATCGCCCAGGATGATCTCATTGTTGAAATCCTCGACGCACATGGCCGCCTCACCGTTTGACTTGATGGTCATGGACGACCAGGGGAACTGGCAGAATTCCGTCCAGTGCAGGGAGTTGGTCCCCTCATCTTTGCCCTGGTACCATTGCTGGTCCTGGCTTTTCATATAAATATAGACATCCAGCCGTTCAAAGGCCTGACGGAGTTTTGCAAACTCCTCTTCCTGGTCGTCGCGCTTCAGGTCAAGCATGGTGATGACGATGGTTGTGCCCAGATCGTACTTTTTCTTGGCTGCAAGCATCTGTTTGATTTTCTGGAAACTTGCCTCGAAATTCGAGGCGTCTCCCCGGATTTTTTTATGGAGGAAATCATCAACGCTTTCGATGGAATACTTGATATAGCCAAGACCGTTTTTGAACATCTCAATGTTTTTTTCCACATCGATATTTGCCGGGTTGCAACTGAAGTACGAGGTGAAACCCCGTGCCGACAGCTGCTTGATGCGGTTCGGCATCTCCGTATCCAGCAGCGGATCGCCATAGCCGTGCAACTGTATGACCTTTGGAATGACATGGAGAAAATAATGATTTTCACTCATGTCGTTGCGGTCTATGTGGTAACTCTTTTCAACGAAGCGCTGCCATTCCTCCCATTCCGCTGCGGAAAAAGGCTCGAATTCCTCGATGATTTTCTCAAACACCCCAGTCCCGAGCCGTTCAACCTTCCGGGTCATCATTGTTGTTCGGGGGCACATCTGGCAGCGCATATTACAGGCGTTTGTTGTTTCGATATTATATACTACCGGCGCCGTTCTTCTGCATTCCTCAAGCTTATTAAAGACATATTCCCGGTCAAACCTTTCACCGTTCATGATCTTTTTCTTTAAATCATAGACTTTCATATAAAAATGAATATCAATCATTGATTAACCCCGATCTGTAATACGTGTGAATTGAAATTCATTCAACACCATTTTTCAGTATATACTTATTCATCAACATTTCTGCGACAAGCCAATCATCTTCATCGTCAATATCAATTGCAGTATACTCAGGCATTTCATATATTGATATATTCCCGGAAAGACGATTCCTGTTTTTCCTGACATTCCCTACGCTTGTTATATAAAATGCCCCATTTTCCATTAATTCACCCTGAATTTCCTGTCGGCGAGGCCGATTATTGTAATCATAGTTCAATGGCTTCCCTTCTCTACTCCAAAGAAATATCTTCACTCGCGCGCAAGAAAGAAGAGAATCCGCCTTTCTGTTCCTATAAATTTCCAGAGCATTTATGAAATCGCTGCTTTGCGTCAATGGACAGGTTGCCTGGACTAGCAGGAAGGTGCAATCATCTTCGGTGTGCTGATTTTCCAGAAACTCGAGAATCACGCTTTCCGTTGAGGAATGGTCCTGGGCGTTTTCCGGCTCGCGCATGTATATCTTTGTCTTGGAAAAACCGAACCCTTTCACCATTGCCTTGATTTCTTCACAGTCAGTTGCAACATGGGTCTCATCAACTCTATCAACGCCGTCCAATGCTTTGAGGACCCAGTAAATTAACGGCTTTCCACAGAACGACTTAATATTTTTAAGGGGTATTGATTTGCTGCCGCATCGTGCAGGCACAAAGGCTATTGTTCTCATCCAATTTCACCTGGCAAAGCTTCTCTTCCTGGAACATTCTCCATATAATTTCCTGCCGTTATCATGCATCACAACCGAATTCACCCCATAAACAAAAACTTATCAGTGCATAACTTATCGGAAACTTCTTCCAGTTTAATAAGCACTGAAGCATAATTAATGGCTATTCTCCATGGGTGTGCGCTTCAGACAAGGCATCATTACTTTCTGATCCATAAATTATGGAGCAATTTACATGCCGCGGATTCACAAAAAAATAATGCAACGAAAACAATGCGTTATAAAAATTCGTGTATTATAGACCCTTTATATAGAGAAAATTTTTCCCTCTTTTCAAAGGTTCGGCGGCAAAATGTGTCATTATCTTGACGCGTTCATTCCCTTTGGGCTTGACCATATCTGAGCTTTATTGGATGCGCCTGATTAATCAGTTTTTCAAAGATGGATGTATTGAATGGTCCAGACAAACCACTGTCAGACAGTTAATGAGGTTTTCTGTTGGTGATCAGAACGGGGAAATGCGGCCTTTGAGTATGACGCTGTAGAAATACATTTTATGGACTGCCAAAGAGTGAGTTTCCTCCAGCGTAGCTGAAGATCTCAGGTAGCCCCTTAAAAGGGGGCCTAACTACTACAGATTTGAATATCGAAATCGAACC
Proteins encoded in this window:
- a CDS encoding SPASM domain-containing protein — encoded protein: MIDIHFYMKVYDLKKKIMNGERFDREYVFNKLEECRRTAPVVYNIETTNACNMRCQMCPRTTMMTRKVERLGTGVFEKIIEEFEPFSAAEWEEWQRFVEKSYHIDRNDMSENHYFLHVIPKVIQLHGYGDPLLDTEMPNRIKQLSARGFTSYFSCNPANIDVEKNIEMFKNGLGYIKYSIESVDDFLHKKIRGDASNFEASFQKIKQMLAAKKKYDLGTTIVITMLDLKRDDQEEEFAKLRQAFERLDVYIYMKSQDQQWYQGKDEGTNSLHWTEFCQFPWSSMTIKSNGEAAMCVEDFNNEIILGDTRKETLTEIWNGEKYGQFRRAQFDLKKGIKCTEQCDMKLVGGMCL
- a CDS encoding acylneuraminate cytidylyltransferase family protein, translated to MRTIAFVPARCGSKSIPLKNIKSFCGKPLIYWVLKALDGVDRVDETHVATDCEEIKAMVKGFGFSKTKIYMREPENAQDHSSTESVILEFLENQHTEDDCTFLLVQATCPLTQSSDFINALEIYRNRKADSLLSCARVKIFLWSREGKPLNYDYNNRPRRQEIQGELMENGAFYITSVGNVRKNRNRLSGNISIYEMPEYTAIDIDDEDDWLVAEMLMNKYILKNGVE
- a CDS encoding SDR family oxidoreductase; translated protein: MTNGLFSIKDKVILVTGAFGLVGREITASFLAHGARVIVAGHNPAQVKDVGNELAENFDSDSFLVCALDVTAAESIEKCLSSGLSRFGSMDVLVNNAAINAKFDKGVVDKNYFSRFENYPIELLRRSVEVNLVGAVQMAQAACRQMLKQGQGNIINVASSYSLIAPNQQLYDFGEDDVQFKPVDYVASKSFMPNFTRYLATFYAKDNIRCNAIAPHGIFNDHDDKFVHNFAQLSPMGRMCEKSEISGPFIFLASEASSYMTGTVVVVDGGWTAW